In Reichenbachiella agarivorans, one genomic interval encodes:
- a CDS encoding sterol desaturase family protein yields MISIYLIYQSVAVMGIAVGTTMLLFLGGLLFFTFIEYMMHRHVFHMTEDTPAKKKFVYTAHGVHHDYPRDKDRLAMPLPVSLVVSFVFFLIYRLIMGDYAYAFLPGFLMGYAAYLWVHYMVHAFQPPKNALKIWWVHHGIHHYKQPDRAFGVSSPIWDLVFRTMPEKSK; encoded by the coding sequence ATGATATCAATCTACTTGATCTATCAATCTGTTGCTGTGATGGGTATTGCTGTAGGTACTACCATGCTGTTATTTTTGGGCGGATTACTGTTTTTTACCTTTATAGAATACATGATGCATCGTCATGTTTTTCACATGACTGAAGATACACCTGCCAAAAAGAAATTCGTGTATACTGCTCATGGAGTACATCATGATTACCCTAGGGATAAAGACCGATTGGCCATGCCGTTACCAGTGAGTCTTGTGGTATCGTTTGTGTTCTTTTTGATTTATCGCTTGATCATGGGAGATTATGCATATGCATTTTTACCTGGCTTTTTGATGGGATATGCGGCTTATCTATGGGTACATTATATGGTACACGCGTTTCAACCACCAAAAAATGCTTTGAAAATATGGTGGGTCCACCATGGCATTCATCACTACAAGCAACCAGACCGAGCCTTTGGTGTGAGTTCACCGATTTGGGATTTGGTCTTTAGAACCATGCCTGAAAAAAGTAAATAG
- the bshA gene encoding N-acetyl-alpha-D-glucosaminyl L-malate synthase BshA, which produces MKIGIVCYPTYGGSGVVATELGKALAKEGHEIHFITYSQPTRLSFFNENLYYHEVDIKPYPLFQYPPYEIALASKMVDVAKHEELDIFHVHYAVPHASAAYMAREILKSEGYHIPFITTLHGTDITIVGKDASLEPVVTFSINQSNGITSVSDDLRKDTLSLFNIQKDIKVIHNFIDLKRFKKQKKDHFKTAICPNGEKLIVHTSNFRKVKRVEDVVKVFCKVREKIPVKLLLVGDGPERSHIETLSRDIACKDGDDVRFLGKLEAVEEVLSVSDLFLMTSEKESFGLAALEAMACEVPVVSTNAGGLPELNKDGDSGYLCDVGDIDAMAAAALKILDDQNLPGFKSRALARAKKFDIKNILPKYEEFYRHTIEEFKKTLV; this is translated from the coding sequence ATGAAAATAGGCATAGTATGCTACCCCACCTATGGTGGGTCTGGAGTAGTGGCAACCGAACTGGGAAAGGCGCTCGCCAAAGAAGGACATGAAATTCACTTTATTACTTACTCTCAACCCACTAGGCTAAGTTTTTTCAACGAAAATCTGTATTATCACGAGGTAGATATCAAGCCCTATCCTTTGTTCCAATACCCACCTTATGAGATTGCATTGGCAAGTAAAATGGTGGATGTAGCCAAGCATGAAGAGCTCGATATTTTTCATGTGCACTATGCTGTCCCTCATGCATCAGCTGCATACATGGCTAGAGAGATCTTAAAATCCGAAGGATATCACATACCTTTTATCACGACGTTGCATGGCACGGATATCACCATAGTAGGTAAGGACGCTTCTTTGGAACCCGTGGTGACATTTTCTATCAATCAGTCCAACGGGATTACTTCTGTTTCTGATGATTTGAGAAAGGATACTTTAAGTCTCTTCAATATACAAAAGGATATAAAAGTCATTCACAATTTTATTGATCTAAAGCGATTCAAAAAACAGAAGAAAGATCATTTTAAAACGGCAATTTGCCCCAATGGAGAAAAATTGATTGTACATACTTCTAACTTTAGAAAAGTAAAAAGAGTAGAGGATGTGGTCAAAGTATTCTGCAAAGTGAGAGAAAAAATACCTGTCAAGTTATTGTTGGTTGGGGATGGGCCTGAAAGGTCACATATCGAGACATTGTCTAGAGATATTGCCTGCAAGGATGGAGATGATGTGAGGTTTTTAGGTAAATTGGAAGCTGTGGAAGAAGTGCTGAGTGTGAGTGACTTATTCTTGATGACTTCAGAAAAGGAAAGCTTTGGATTGGCAGCTCTAGAAGCGATGGCTTGCGAGGTCCCAGTAGTCAGTACCAATGCAGGTGGTTTGCCAGAATTAAATAAGGATGGAGACTCAGGATACTTATGTGATGTAGGAGACATTGACGCGATGGCTGCAGCAGCACTCAAGATTTTGGATGATCAGAATTTGCCCGGTTTCAAGAGCCGTGCTCTGGCAAGAGCTAAGAAGTTTGATATCAAAAACATACTGCCCAAGTATGAAGAATTTTATAGACATACAATAGAAGAATTTAAAAAGACCTTGGTTTAG
- a CDS encoding serine hydrolase, which translates to MYIAWNKSKSHLPVIYYDFQDFGDYNQRVALEGLILTYGIGAVYLSDGNYEAVREWIQNIQHVAETPPLFVAKAKGVFELPFGQLESLPDDEVVECLRDNVMVKQLAENNASLLHGMGVGLLHFDRFPSYYGDAEAGKVLQYLQTLQDRGIHLSFGNDCAEFIGKYQDEINWTKVDWLESRAIADEALTKKKLRRRFLRETDFDGLIIETFEMGSLLDSKKNQWVLGMSALVVNEHMSSHQILNQLLDSEVMKKSYFKEAVKRYYDRWHQLESIQPVIEPFSEKLFAKLAYQFTTATVTLVKDDKDYFPIRDLRSNQFYSFSSSRNKKEFYHMTDLYKSSHKMDLSQLLLPVDSLLRLFPAKSNLLVDLSSVIHLRDIQVYLERLLLLEDYHQVGVLYQGAQSNIRYLDQLSTLMWSPDMSMATMNVMVQMVFGAMDIKGQLPSYLTLSGKRLGVPRESLRRLSYIDPSLLGVDVSKLAMIDSLVVYDIREQSFPGCQILMVKNGAVVYSKTFGYLTYDSLEEVKWDYLYDIASVTKTTVTVPVIMNEVAHGGLDLNGRLGDYSDRYRVSDKSNLRLTDLLSHQAGLKSYIPFWQHASYIADSADFFYKKSLKRNKYEYSKINWSDSISTWIGQSSFNSLKNSDSTYRYLYSDLGFMIMKDIVEEREKITIDHLVDSLVFAPLSMDHTLYNPLRFFPESQIAPTELDGSFRNSLLRGQVHDRNAALLGGVSGHAGLFSNSNDLAKYMEMMLQQGYYGGQQVFDSVLVQTFTEINNVKYSRALGWDKPRRSVGNTSKYASDQAFGHTGFTGTSVWADPEYDMVYIFLSNRIYPDPQNYKLIRNNTRTKIHDLMYESILSEDKVVNHEM; encoded by the coding sequence ATGTATATCGCGTGGAACAAGAGTAAATCACACCTCCCTGTCATCTACTATGATTTTCAAGATTTTGGAGATTACAACCAGAGAGTTGCTCTCGAAGGGTTGATTTTAACCTATGGTATTGGTGCTGTTTACCTTAGCGATGGCAATTATGAGGCAGTACGTGAGTGGATTCAAAATATTCAGCATGTAGCAGAAACGCCACCCCTCTTTGTCGCCAAAGCCAAAGGCGTGTTCGAACTACCTTTTGGACAACTGGAATCATTGCCTGATGACGAAGTAGTGGAGTGTCTCAGGGATAATGTCATGGTCAAGCAATTGGCTGAGAATAATGCCTCACTGTTGCATGGGATGGGTGTGGGGTTGTTGCATTTTGATCGATTCCCTAGCTACTATGGAGATGCAGAAGCTGGTAAGGTGCTACAGTACCTACAGACCTTGCAAGATCGAGGGATTCACTTATCGTTTGGTAATGATTGTGCCGAATTTATTGGTAAGTATCAGGATGAAATCAACTGGACCAAAGTGGATTGGTTGGAGTCACGTGCCATAGCTGATGAGGCATTGACCAAGAAAAAATTGCGAAGACGCTTTTTGAGAGAAACAGATTTTGATGGATTGATCATAGAAACTTTCGAAATGGGAAGTTTGCTAGATAGTAAAAAAAATCAATGGGTATTGGGGATGAGTGCATTGGTAGTCAATGAACATATGTCTAGTCATCAGATATTGAATCAACTCTTGGATAGTGAAGTGATGAAAAAATCCTACTTCAAGGAAGCCGTCAAGAGATACTATGATAGGTGGCACCAACTGGAATCTATTCAACCAGTCATTGAGCCATTTTCTGAAAAGTTGTTTGCTAAACTAGCCTATCAATTTACTACTGCTACAGTTACTTTGGTCAAGGATGACAAGGACTATTTTCCTATTCGAGATCTGCGCAGCAATCAGTTTTACTCATTTTCTAGCAGTAGGAACAAGAAGGAGTTTTATCATATGACTGACTTGTACAAATCCAGCCACAAAATGGATTTGTCACAACTACTACTTCCAGTGGATTCGTTGTTGAGGCTGTTTCCTGCCAAGAGCAATTTACTAGTGGATTTATCCAGTGTGATACACTTGCGAGACATTCAGGTTTATCTGGAGCGTTTGCTACTCCTCGAAGACTACCATCAGGTGGGGGTCTTGTATCAAGGTGCTCAGTCTAATATCAGGTATTTGGATCAATTGTCCACATTGATGTGGTCGCCAGACATGAGCATGGCTACCATGAATGTCATGGTGCAGATGGTATTTGGGGCGATGGATATCAAGGGTCAGTTGCCTTCATACCTGACCTTGAGTGGCAAAAGACTAGGTGTACCACGGGAATCTCTTCGTCGACTGAGTTACATCGATCCGTCATTATTAGGAGTGGATGTGTCCAAGTTGGCGATGATAGACAGTTTGGTAGTATATGATATTCGCGAGCAGTCCTTTCCGGGTTGTCAAATATTGATGGTTAAAAATGGGGCCGTGGTATATAGCAAGACATTTGGCTACTTGACTTATGATAGTTTGGAGGAGGTCAAATGGGACTATCTGTATGACATAGCATCAGTGACCAAGACTACTGTGACTGTACCTGTTATTATGAATGAAGTGGCACATGGTGGACTGGATCTCAATGGACGCTTGGGTGATTATTCTGATAGGTATAGGGTTTCGGATAAATCAAATTTGAGGCTAACAGACTTGTTGTCGCATCAGGCAGGGTTGAAATCTTATATACCGTTTTGGCAACATGCCTCCTACATTGCAGACAGTGCAGACTTTTTTTACAAGAAATCCTTGAAAAGAAATAAATACGAGTATTCCAAAATCAATTGGTCCGACTCTATTAGCACCTGGATAGGACAATCCTCATTCAACAGTCTAAAAAATTCAGACAGTACCTACCGCTATTTATACAGTGATTTAGGTTTTATGATCATGAAAGATATAGTGGAGGAGAGAGAAAAAATAACGATAGATCATTTGGTGGACAGCTTGGTTTTTGCTCCTCTTTCGATGGATCACACTTTGTACAATCCGTTGCGTTTTTTTCCAGAGAGTCAAATTGCACCAACTGAATTGGACGGTAGTTTTCGCAACAGTCTGCTCAGGGGACAAGTGCATGATCGCAATGCGGCATTGCTGGGAGGAGTGAGTGGTCATGCGGGCTTATTTTCTAATAGTAATGATCTAGCTAAATACATGGAAATGATGCTGCAACAAGGTTATTATGGTGGGCAACAGGTTTTTGACAGTGTATTGGTACAAACATTTACAGAAATAAACAATGTCAAATACAGCAGAGCTCTAGGCTGGGACAAGCCACGCAGATCAGTGGGGAATACTTCCAAATACGCTTCAGATCAGGCTTTTGGACATACTGGATTTACAGGAACGTCCGTTTGGGCAGATCCTGAGTATGATATGGTCTACATATTTTTGTCCAACAGGATTTATCCAGATCCGCAGAATTACAAACTCATTCGCAACAATACACGTACTAAGATTCACGATTTGATGTATGAGTCAATTTTATCCGAGGATAAGGTTGTGAATCATGAGATGTAA
- the mutL gene encoding DNA mismatch repair endonuclease MutL, whose protein sequence is MQDIIHLLPDAIANQIAAGEVVQRPASVVKELLENSIDAESSKIQLIVSDAGKNLIQVVDDGKGMSETDARMSFERHATSKIRTSQDLFNIRTMGFRGEALASIAAVARVELKTKTESKELGTSILIEASEVKHQSPDTMNKGTSIAVKNLFFNVPARRNFLKSNPVEMRHIIDEFQRVALANPQVSMHLTQNDKEIYNAPGGKLSQRIVHLFGKNYQSQMIACHEETEWLKITGYIGKPEHAKKTRGEQFFFVNNRFIKSGYLNHAVQGAFEGLIKDDQHPFYALYLEMDPARIDINVHPTKTEIKFEDERSVYGIIKSAVKQALGTHNVTPSLDFHTDVNFENFAVHSYKFESGTATKDKSYGNFKSIDHQQGKSARWESLYESAINESTLSPAEIRQEEMAGFDQNKADDRQEKVQMEISSQMSTAQVNTSDPILMHEKYVMKQVKSGVMILDAVLAHERILYEKYKHTLSNKTGMSQKCLFPVHLELSPGDFSLVMELESEISALGFEFEIFGGHSISINGVPADAQNINEKELLEGLIEQFKFNKSELSLNKQENIARSIAKRSASRTKISKEIVELKSLIDRLFACDQPNYTPNGTPTFVILGLEKIVEFFKYK, encoded by the coding sequence ATGCAAGACATCATTCACTTATTGCCTGATGCAATTGCCAATCAAATAGCTGCGGGTGAAGTCGTCCAACGTCCAGCGTCCGTTGTAAAGGAATTGCTCGAAAACAGTATTGATGCGGAGAGTAGCAAAATTCAGCTAATCGTATCTGATGCAGGAAAAAATCTGATTCAAGTCGTGGATGATGGCAAAGGCATGAGCGAAACGGATGCCCGTATGAGTTTTGAGCGACATGCGACATCTAAAATCCGAACCTCGCAGGATTTGTTCAATATCCGCACGATGGGTTTTCGTGGAGAAGCTTTGGCATCTATTGCGGCAGTAGCTCGCGTCGAACTCAAAACCAAAACCGAATCGAAAGAACTAGGCACCTCTATCTTGATAGAAGCCTCAGAAGTGAAACATCAGTCACCAGACACGATGAACAAAGGCACGTCTATAGCAGTGAAAAACCTATTCTTCAACGTACCTGCCCGAAGGAATTTCCTCAAAAGCAATCCTGTAGAAATGCGCCACATCATAGACGAGTTTCAAAGAGTCGCTCTAGCCAATCCTCAGGTCAGCATGCATCTCACGCAAAACGACAAGGAAATCTACAACGCCCCAGGAGGAAAACTAAGTCAGAGAATCGTCCACCTCTTTGGAAAAAACTACCAAAGCCAGATGATCGCATGTCATGAAGAAACAGAATGGCTCAAAATCACTGGATATATAGGTAAACCCGAGCATGCCAAGAAGACAAGAGGAGAACAATTCTTTTTTGTGAACAATCGGTTTATCAAAAGTGGCTATTTGAACCATGCTGTTCAGGGAGCGTTTGAGGGATTAATCAAAGACGATCAGCACCCGTTTTACGCCCTGTACTTAGAGATGGATCCTGCGCGTATTGACATCAACGTACACCCAACCAAAACAGAGATCAAATTTGAAGATGAAAGGAGTGTCTATGGCATCATCAAATCTGCTGTAAAACAGGCTTTGGGCACACACAACGTGACTCCTTCATTGGATTTTCATACAGATGTCAATTTTGAGAATTTCGCAGTACATAGCTACAAATTCGAGTCTGGCACTGCTACCAAGGACAAAAGTTATGGCAATTTCAAGTCTATAGACCATCAACAAGGCAAATCAGCCAGATGGGAAAGTCTCTATGAGAGCGCTATCAATGAATCTACCCTGTCTCCAGCCGAAATCCGACAAGAAGAAATGGCTGGTTTTGATCAAAACAAGGCGGATGACCGACAGGAAAAAGTGCAAATGGAAATCTCTTCTCAGATGTCTACCGCACAGGTCAATACGTCAGACCCCATACTCATGCACGAAAAATACGTGATGAAGCAGGTCAAGTCTGGCGTCATGATATTGGATGCTGTACTGGCACATGAGCGAATCCTCTACGAGAAGTACAAACATACACTCAGCAACAAGACAGGGATGTCCCAGAAATGTCTATTCCCTGTCCATTTAGAGCTCAGTCCTGGCGACTTCTCATTGGTCATGGAATTGGAAAGCGAAATCTCTGCATTAGGATTTGAATTTGAAATATTCGGAGGGCATAGCATCTCCATCAATGGTGTGCCTGCTGATGCCCAAAACATCAACGAAAAGGAATTGTTGGAAGGATTGATTGAACAGTTCAAGTTCAACAAATCCGAACTTTCACTCAACAAACAAGAAAACATTGCCAGATCCATTGCCAAGAGATCTGCGAGTCGTACGAAAATTTCCAAAGAAATCGTCGAACTCAAAAGTCTCATCGATCGTTTGTTTGCCTGCGATCAACCCAATTATACTCCTAATGGTACTCCTACATTTGTTATCTTAGGGCTCGAAAAAATTGTAGAATTTTTTAAGTACAAATAA
- a CDS encoding rhomboid family intramembrane serine protease, with translation MFNLTPMVKNILIINIGIFLIGSLLKLDLSHLFGVHYIFSSGFFIFQYVTYMWLHASFMHVLSNMFAVLIFGPMLERVWGSKKFLIFYLITGIGAGLLYGVADTIEKNNLSNAKEQFVDNPNPEDFYIYIHNYNRGYDMVKLGDFADQYYEHADDLSYTSQAVSIVNRMYEDMVNIPMVGASGAVFGILMAFGMLFPNTQLILLFPPIPIKAKYLVFFYGAYELYSEINRSGTDNVAHLAHLSGMLIAFVLLKYWARNGRDFY, from the coding sequence ATGTTCAATCTGACACCCATGGTCAAAAACATCCTGATAATCAACATCGGGATTTTCTTAATAGGCTCTTTGCTCAAGCTAGACTTGTCGCACCTCTTTGGTGTACACTACATATTCTCGTCTGGTTTTTTTATTTTTCAATACGTCACCTACATGTGGTTGCATGCCAGTTTCATGCATGTACTGAGCAACATGTTTGCTGTACTGATATTCGGACCTATGCTGGAGAGAGTTTGGGGATCCAAAAAATTCCTTATTTTCTACCTGATCACAGGTATCGGTGCTGGTCTACTCTATGGAGTGGCTGACACGATCGAAAAAAACAACCTGAGCAACGCCAAAGAGCAGTTTGTAGACAACCCCAACCCTGAGGACTTTTACATTTACATCCATAATTACAACCGAGGTTATGACATGGTCAAGTTAGGAGACTTTGCAGATCAGTATTACGAGCATGCGGATGATCTCAGCTACACCAGTCAGGCAGTGTCAATCGTCAATAGAATGTACGAAGACATGGTCAACATACCTATGGTAGGGGCATCAGGGGCGGTTTTCGGCATACTGATGGCCTTCGGCATGCTCTTTCCCAATACTCAATTGATTCTGCTATTTCCTCCCATACCCATCAAGGCAAAATATTTGGTGTTTTTCTATGGAGCTTATGAACTTTATTCGGAAATTAACAGGAGTGGAACAGACAATGTCGCCCATTTGGCACACTTGAGTGGTATGCTCATTGCCTTTGTCCTACTGAAGTACTGGGCAAGAAACGGACGTGATTTTTATTAA
- a CDS encoding rhomboid family protein: protein MDNLLDDFKNAWRRPNNALPQIIIINVVIFLVLAVLNIFGKIAGVEFISNFVYDQFSIPPAFADFIQRPWTLITYAFAHSLNSIFHILFNMLVLYWFGKLIVEYLGNQKLINLYVLGALAGGIIYLLVYNLIPYYIDRSNFPGMVGASAAVYAITLAAATLLPNYTFYLMFLGPVKIKYIAGFYILISFLGTVGGNAGGNIAHLGGAFIGYVYIKQLQSGTDWGLWIGGVMSFFKSLFTKQAPIKVSHKRAKTENRSATTSKTTSSTGHNIANQAEIDAILDKISQSGYESLSKEEKQKLFNASNKS from the coding sequence ATGGATAATTTACTTGATGATTTCAAAAACGCATGGAGGAGACCAAACAATGCTCTGCCGCAAATCATCATTATCAATGTGGTTATTTTTCTGGTACTAGCAGTACTTAACATTTTCGGGAAAATCGCAGGTGTAGAGTTTATTTCGAATTTTGTGTACGATCAGTTTAGCATCCCTCCTGCTTTTGCAGATTTCATTCAGCGACCATGGACGCTTATCACTTATGCTTTCGCGCATAGCCTGAACAGCATTTTTCATATCCTGTTCAACATGCTCGTTTTGTACTGGTTTGGCAAATTAATCGTTGAGTATCTGGGCAATCAAAAACTCATCAACCTATACGTACTTGGTGCACTGGCGGGTGGCATTATCTATCTCTTAGTTTACAATTTGATCCCCTACTACATCGACAGGTCCAATTTCCCAGGAATGGTAGGAGCCTCTGCGGCAGTCTATGCCATCACGTTAGCAGCAGCAACCCTACTACCCAATTACACCTTTTATCTGATGTTTTTAGGCCCTGTCAAGATCAAGTACATCGCAGGATTCTATATCTTGATTTCGTTTTTGGGTACTGTGGGAGGCAATGCTGGAGGCAATATAGCACATTTGGGAGGTGCTTTTATCGGCTATGTCTATATCAAGCAGTTGCAATCTGGAACGGACTGGGGTCTATGGATTGGTGGCGTGATGTCATTTTTCAAGAGCTTGTTTACCAAACAAGCTCCTATCAAAGTGTCTCACAAGAGAGCTAAAACGGAAAATCGAAGCGCTACAACTAGTAAGACTACATCAAGCACAGGACACAACATCGCCAACCAAGCGGAGATTGATGCGATTTTGGACAAAATATCGCAATCTGGCTATGAAAGCCTGAGCAAAGAAGAAAAGCAAAAACTATTTAATGCTAGTAACAAGAGTTGA
- a CDS encoding DUF4494 domain-containing protein, with amino-acid sequence MKIWYSCKVKYGKVNDEGIMKQTTDVFLVDAMSYTEAESRIYAAMERDVSGEFAVTNISKTNIGELIHFEDADYWYKAKVTYSSVDGDSGKEVNVNTYFLVNAEDLKHAFDRVSDSLNSMLVPFEIPSIAKTNVVEVYPYDAEEEEIPDNLKPLSEIEEEVETE; translated from the coding sequence ATGAAAATATGGTATTCGTGCAAAGTGAAGTATGGTAAGGTGAATGACGAAGGAATCATGAAACAAACCACAGATGTTTTCTTGGTGGATGCCATGAGTTATACTGAGGCTGAGTCGCGTATTTATGCTGCGATGGAGCGAGATGTCAGTGGCGAGTTTGCCGTTACCAATATCTCCAAAACCAACATCGGTGAATTAATCCATTTTGAAGATGCTGATTATTGGTACAAGGCAAAAGTGACTTACTCTAGTGTAGATGGTGATAGTGGCAAGGAAGTAAATGTAAACACCTACTTCTTAGTGAATGCTGAAGACCTAAAGCATGCCTTTGATCGAGTGAGTGATAGTTTGAATTCTATGCTAGTGCCTTTCGAAATTCCATCAATAGCAAAAACCAATGTGGTGGAAGTTTACCCTTACGACGCAGAGGAAGAAGAAATTCCTGATAACTTGAAACCTCTCTCTGAAATAGAAGAAGAGGTAGAAACTGAATGA